In a genomic window of Erinaceus europaeus chromosome 12, mEriEur2.1, whole genome shotgun sequence:
- the CCDC71 gene encoding coiled-coil domain-containing protein 71 has protein sequence MSVVVQHVEEKAVHSWSRISTAGKKALEEALLVFNPMSQDLRATEAQLVAFLQGLRDDGFQPTILRSGDVYGYSSCTASPPSQTKLQACAPTPATTSPPAKAPQTAVRLPAGRATLLPMPLSGRLAKASAASLTKHATTNLLLSSLKQSSASRAQGAAVGFPAHLYPGVYPAMRLSVVLEALVPLKTPVPCLGAKHKARSLQLSLESPLKLRKGLGKGPGSMQSRAPGKTTSKGPKCLAHRGPRTGPQRETGPQKKTCKATRSLSGQQQKGDSVLGTRTAYTKAAQTQVRAAQTQSKVARTQAKAAKSQAKAKAAQIKAKAKAARIRTKAKAAQIKAKAKAVQAKAKARAVRAKAKVAQTQPKSRRRPEGSVQARTAKRDQKKNCPETMGQKRKRAEEAKDLPPQKRTRRVPASPKARLRPRTAKLLPFRAVKVDRWSSDEEVLQRAQQILCVNLSPVIQLQPLLLHSAP, from the coding sequence ATGAGCGTGGTGGTGCAGCATGTGGAGGAGAAAGCTGTGCATTCTTGGTCACGGATCTCCACGGCAGGGAAGAAGGCCTTGGAAGAGGCGTTACTTGTCTTCAACCCCATGAGCCAGGATCTCAGGGCCACAGAGGCCCAGCTCGTGGCCTTCCTGCAGGGCCTGCGGGATGATGGCTTCCAGCCCACCATTCTGCGCAGTGGCGATGTCTATGGCTACAGTTCCTGCACGGCCAGCCCCCCGAGTCAGACAAAGCTGCAAGCttgtgcccccaccccagccaccaCTTCACCTCCAGCCAAGGCTCCCCAGACTGCTGTGCGGCTGCCTGCAGGCCGGGCCACGCTGCTCCCCATGCCGCTGTCTGGCAGGCTGGCCAAAGCCTCTGCTGCATCCCTCACTAAGCATGCTACCACCAACTTGCTACTCAGCTCGCTAAAACAGTCAAGTGCCAGCCGTGCCCAGGGTGCGGCAGTGGGCTTCCCTGCTCACCTCTATCCGGGTGTCTACCCTGCCATGCGACTCTCTGTTGTTCTTGAGGCCCTGGTTCCACTCAAGACTCCTGTGCCCTGCTTGGGTGCCAAACACAAGGCACGGTCACTGCAGCTGTCACTAGAGTCTCCCCTGAAGCTGCGGAAAGGTCTGGGGAAAGGGCCGGGCAGTATGCAGTCCAGAGCTCCCGGAAAAACTACAAGCAAGGGCCCCAAGTGTCTGGCTCACAGAGGCCCCAGGACTGGACCTCAACGTGAGACTGGGCCCCAGAAAAAGACCTGTAAAGCTACTCGGTCTCTCAGTGGCCAGCAGCAGAAAGGTGATTCAGTTCTGGGCACCAGAACAGCCTATACCAAGGCAGCTCAAACACAGGTCAGAGCtgcccaaacccagtccaaggtgGCTCGAACGCAGGCCAAAGCTGCCAAGTCCCAAGCAAAAGCCAAGGCAGCACAAATCAAAGCCAAAGCCAAGGCTGCAAGGATCAGGACCAAGGCCAAAGCAGCACAGATCAAGGCCAAAGCCAAGGCAGTACAGGCTAAAGCCAAGGCCAGGGCAGTCCGTGCCAAGGCCAAGGTGGCTCAGACCCAGCCCAAAAGCAGGCGCAGACCAGAAGGGTCTGTTCAAGCCAGGACTGCAAAGAGGGACCAGAAGAAGAACTGCCCTGAAACTATGGGGCAGAAGAGGAAAAGAGCTGAGGAGGCAAAAGATCTTCCTCCCCAGAAGAGAACGCGGCGAGTTCCCGCATCTCCGAAGGCAAGGCTAAGGCCTAGAACAGCAAAACTGTTGCCATTCCGGGCTGTCAAGGTGgacaggtggtcctcagatgagGAGGTGCTTCAGCGGGCTCAGCAGATCCTCTGTGTGAACCTGTCCCCCGTAATCCAGCTTCAGCCCTTGCTGCTACACTCAGCTCCCTGA